A single region of the Bacteroides luhongzhouii genome encodes:
- a CDS encoding chaperone modulator CbpM yields the protein MQTELIIVSEYCHKCHIEPSFIDLLEEGGLINVHTEGGEHYLLLSELPNVERYSRMYYDLSINMEGIDAIHHLLERMEDMRREMSSLRKQLLLYREREIEDMDW from the coding sequence ATGCAGACCGAATTAATTATTGTCAGTGAATACTGTCACAAATGTCATATTGAGCCTTCATTCATCGACTTGTTGGAAGAGGGCGGTTTGATTAACGTACATACCGAAGGCGGTGAACATTATCTGCTTTTGTCGGAACTCCCGAACGTGGAGCGTTACAGCAGAATGTACTACGACTTATCCATCAATATGGAAGGTATCGATGCTATTCATCATTTGCTGGAAAGGATGGAAGATATGAGACGCGAGATGAGTTCGCTTCGCAAACAACTTCTACTGTACCGGGAACGGGAAATAGAAGATATGGACTGGTAA
- a CDS encoding DnaJ C-terminal domain-containing protein, with product MAYIDYYKILGVDKSASQNDIKKAFRKLARKYHPDLNPNDPSAKDKFQEINEANEVLSDPEKRKKYDEYGEHWKHADEFEAQKRAQQQAGGYGGAGGFGGFGGAGQGFSDGSGSYWYSSDGEGFSGGNASGFSDFFESMFGHRGGRGQGSAGFRGQDFNAELHLSLRDAAQTHKQILTVNGKQVRITIPAGVADGQVIKLKGYGAEGINGGPAGDLYITFVIAEDPVFKRLGDDLYVDVEVDLYSAVLGGEKVIDTLDGKVKLKIKPETQNGTKVRLKGKGFPVYKKEGQFGDLIVTYSVKIPTNLTDKQKELFRQLQSMN from the coding sequence ATGGCCTATATAGATTATTACAAGATTCTTGGAGTAGACAAAAGTGCTTCGCAGAATGATATCAAAAAGGCTTTTCGTAAGTTGGCCCGAAAGTATCATCCTGACTTGAATCCTAATGACCCGAGTGCAAAGGATAAGTTTCAGGAAATCAATGAAGCCAATGAAGTACTAAGTGATCCCGAGAAACGTAAAAAGTACGACGAGTACGGAGAACATTGGAAACATGCCGATGAATTCGAAGCGCAGAAACGTGCACAGCAACAAGCCGGAGGCTATGGCGGTGCGGGAGGTTTCGGCGGATTCGGCGGTGCGGGTCAAGGTTTCTCCGATGGTAGCGGAAGTTATTGGTATAGCTCCGATGGAGAGGGATTCTCCGGTGGCAATGCCAGTGGATTTTCCGATTTCTTCGAATCAATGTTCGGACATCGGGGAGGAAGAGGACAAGGCTCTGCGGGATTCCGCGGACAGGACTTTAATGCCGAACTTCATCTTTCCCTTCGTGATGCAGCTCAAACGCATAAGCAGATATTGACCGTAAATGGCAAACAAGTGCGTATCACCATCCCTGCCGGTGTAGCCGACGGACAGGTAATCAAACTGAAGGGCTACGGAGCCGAAGGTATCAACGGAGGACCTGCGGGCGACTTGTACATTACGTTCGTGATAGCCGAAGACCCGGTGTTCAAACGCTTGGGCGACGATCTGTACGTAGATGTGGAAGTAGACCTTTACTCTGCTGTATTGGGTGGTGAAAAAGTGATCGACACGCTGGATGGTAAAGTGAAACTGAAGATAAAACCGGAAACACAGAACGGTACGAAAGTCCGTCTGAAAGGTAAGGGATTCCCGGTTTATAAGAAGGAAGGACAATTCGGTGACTTGATTGTGACCTATTCCGTCAAGATTCCTACGAACTTGACCGACAAACAGAAAGAGTTGTTCCGTCAATTACAGAGTATGAACTAA
- a CDS encoding phosphoethanolamine transferase, with the protein MKLFKNIKNWLENQEHLFYLFLFILIVPNLVLCLTEPLPLMAKVCNVLLPFGCYYLLMTLSRNCGKMLWILFLFLFFGAFQIVLLYLFGQSIIAVDMFLNLVTTNSSEALELLDNLTPAIIAVIILYVPALILGTISIVRKRKLTAEFIRRERKRASIVFGISLLSLAGAYVQDPGYELKSDLYPLNVCYNVGLAFQRNALTQNYHRTSKDFTFHAQPTHPKEKREVYVMVVGETSRALNWQLYGYERETTPLLSRQTGLIAFPKVLTESNTTHKSVPMLMSDVTACNYDSIYHQKGIITAFKEAGFRTAFFSNQRYNHSFIDFFGMEADTYDFIKEDSVRSSYNPSDDELLKLVEQELAKGATKQFIVLHTYGSHFNYRERYPSESAFFTPDYPMEAERKYRDNLVNAYDNSIRYTDGFLSRLIHMLEKQQIDAAMLYTSDHGEDIFDDSRHLFLHASPVPSYYQLHVPFLIWMSDNYRETYPEYWDTAIDNKDKNVSSSSSFFPTMLSLGGIETSYRNDSQSVTAPHYTMKPRVYLNDHNEPRPLDDLGMKKQDFRMLEKRNIKY; encoded by the coding sequence ATGAAGCTTTTTAAGAATATAAAGAATTGGTTGGAGAATCAGGAGCATTTGTTTTATCTGTTCCTCTTCATCTTGATAGTACCTAACCTTGTGCTCTGTTTGACGGAGCCTTTACCGTTGATGGCAAAGGTGTGTAATGTGCTTTTGCCTTTCGGCTGCTATTATCTGTTGATGACTTTGTCGAGAAACTGTGGCAAGATGCTTTGGATTTTATTCCTGTTCCTGTTTTTCGGAGCCTTTCAGATTGTATTGCTTTATTTGTTCGGCCAGTCCATTATCGCTGTCGATATGTTTCTGAACCTGGTGACTACCAATTCAAGTGAAGCCCTGGAACTGCTTGATAATCTCACACCTGCCATTATTGCTGTAATCATACTCTACGTACCTGCTCTGATATTAGGGACCATTTCAATTGTACGTAAGCGGAAACTTACGGCAGAATTTATCCGCAGAGAACGGAAGAGAGCCTCCATAGTCTTTGGGATTTCCCTCCTTAGCCTTGCCGGAGCCTATGTGCAGGACCCCGGATATGAGTTGAAGTCCGATTTATATCCACTAAACGTGTGTTATAACGTGGGTCTTGCCTTCCAACGAAACGCCTTGACGCAGAATTATCACCGTACTTCAAAGGATTTTACTTTCCATGCCCAGCCTACGCATCCGAAAGAAAAACGGGAAGTATACGTAATGGTCGTGGGAGAAACCTCCCGTGCCCTGAACTGGCAATTATATGGTTACGAACGTGAAACAACCCCACTCTTATCCCGGCAAACGGGTCTGATTGCTTTCCCGAAAGTACTGACAGAGTCGAATACGACACATAAAAGTGTCCCCATGTTGATGTCGGACGTTACCGCCTGCAACTACGATTCTATTTATCATCAGAAAGGAATCATTACCGCTTTCAAAGAGGCAGGTTTCCGGACAGCCTTTTTCTCCAACCAACGTTACAACCATTCGTTTATCGATTTCTTCGGGATGGAAGCCGATACGTACGATTTTATAAAAGAAGATTCTGTCAGATCCTCCTACAATCCTTCTGACGACGAACTTCTGAAACTGGTGGAGCAGGAACTGGCTAAAGGTGCGACGAAACAATTTATCGTGCTCCACACCTACGGCTCTCACTTTAACTACCGCGAACGTTACCCGTCGGAGAGTGCTTTCTTTACGCCCGATTATCCGATGGAAGCAGAAAGAAAATACCGGGATAATCTGGTCAATGCCTATGACAACTCCATCCGTTATACGGACGGTTTCTTGTCACGCCTAATCCACATGTTGGAAAAACAGCAGATAGATGCCGCCATGCTCTACACTTCCGATCATGGTGAGGATATTTTCGACGATTCCCGCCATCTGTTTCTCCATGCTTCTCCCGTACCTTCTTATTATCAACTTCACGTACCGTTCCTCATCTGGATGTCCGACAACTATCGCGAAACTTATCCCGAATACTGGGATACCGCCATTGATAATAAGGATAAGAATGTTTCTTCCAGCAGCTCTTTCTTCCCGACCATGTTGTCTTTAGGCGGAATAGAAACTTCTTACCGGAATGATTCGCAGTCTGTAACGGCTCCGCACTACACCATGAAACCGAGAGTTTATCTGAACGATCACAACGAACCCCGTCCGCTGGATGATTTGGGCATGAAGAAGCAAGACTTCCGGATGCTGGAAAAGAGGAATATAAAGTATTAA
- a CDS encoding DUF4132 domain-containing protein, whose protein sequence is MRLIYNEALNKRIAPYLERLTKKRTSLDKETMTLLDVFMQYFNMDTRYGAYSDKLEPCIIHIIQKEKIKSVANLFDGKLNKVLRYLLGDEYANLFHTYLKLKARCPYTHGYSRRSQRSTNPLLHFSHIIDALTEFLKLRATGFSEQAILNGGNNPEEIETYKDAMNCPNWMAAQIAEGNQTVIAHLNNVLTSENNANRLNQGHLQAIAVSGYRPLLELEGKLLLAAKLQEGLRQAIVETMDEGCPESYLHLFSVICDNGLQRFASVKRGIAVSTGIGEQDSSERITNKYVELIRRFLNDREEARKALQSKDTVELYLALWSIGFYNTEEIQALVPGMIKDGAKYQVQTLLYFLRCTQYSGMNHRISKDAFEKWYNEPSVVAAILPLYLSGLYLSRYGGHKDTPSLYDYFDSKEEAIRHYGYLKNVYQSISAKEIYSPYVFPWDSAELTRSEIVLKMAYITWMTDDSALKDDLCTCLPSLDTYMRAGYIGVVLNPPTSHLQEEYVLQSLGDRSLDVRDEAYKVLSEMTLSPEQNQKVEELLRFKYSEMRINAINLLMKQPKEQLSGSIRRLLTDKVAERRLAGLDMMKTIHNIEFLQDTYQELIPTVKEIQKPNAKERVLIESLIGDGTEKSTVQHYTKDNGFGLYDPALEVSLPEITQDKGFNVKKAFEFICFGRAKLVFKKLSKYIETYKNEEFKNGYGEARLVGNSVLINWSNYGGLSGLGFPELWKTFYEEEIGSYDKLLMMSFMLASTGTPKDDDDYDEEDEEDIKADQKSSNTFEPLVNRMYAGITYRGLQKELRKMPYYEQMSDIIEALSYEYKDEAVYQRLAVNMLLQLLPLLNTKNIFRQYTNKHAWLRDKLEYGEKEIVYPIHNNKFVNFWLEMPQKPMSDDLFIRYFTVRYQLYKLTNYMEHTPELEETDSYLHATDFARAWMLGIIPTEEVYREMMGRISSPAQIKAITTVLNDNVRFNKEKERYADIKNVDFSLFRSLAQKIVDRILEIELKRGDSETQVTSLAEELSYIYGADKFIHILQAFGKDTFIRDSYNWGSTKRGVLSSLLHACHPLPTDTSENLKKLAKQAEISDERLVEAAMFAPQWIELTEKAIGWKGLTSAAYYFHAHTNETCDDKKKAIIARYTPIDVEDLREGAFDIDWFKDAFKTIGKQRFEVVYNAAKYISCSNSHTRARKFADATNGAVKAADVKKEIIAKRNKDLLMSYGLIPLGRKPDKELLDRYQYLQKFLKESKEFGAQRQESEKKAVNIALQNLARNSGYGDVTRLTWSMETELIKELLPYLSPKEIDGVEVYVQINEEGKSEMRQIKDGKELNSMPAKLKKHPYIEELKAVHKKLKDQYTRSRVMLEQAMEDCTRFEENELRKLMQNPVIWPLLKHLVFICNGQTGFYTDGLLVTVNAICLPLKPKDELRIAHPTDLYASGDWHAYQKFLFDKAIRQPFKQVFRELYVPTPEEVEATQSRRYAGNQIQPQKTVAVLKGRRWVADYEDGLQKIYYKENIIATIYAMADWFSPADIEAPTLEYVCFHNRKDYKLMKISEIPPVIFSEVMRDVDLAVSVAHAGSVDPETSHSTIEMRSVLVELTMPLFHFKNVKIKGSFAHIEGKLGKYNIHLGSGVIHQEGGAQIAVLPVHSQNRGRLFLPFVDEDPKTAEILTKIIFFAEDDKIKDPSILNQIK, encoded by the coding sequence ATGAGACTTATTTATAATGAAGCATTAAACAAACGGATTGCTCCGTACCTGGAAAGGTTAACGAAAAAGAGAACCAGTTTAGACAAAGAGACAATGACACTGTTGGATGTATTTATGCAATACTTCAACATGGACACCCGGTATGGCGCATACAGCGATAAACTAGAGCCTTGCATCATACATATTATTCAGAAAGAAAAAATTAAGAGTGTTGCCAATCTTTTTGATGGAAAGTTGAACAAAGTGCTCCGTTATCTATTGGGAGACGAATATGCTAACCTGTTCCACACCTATCTGAAACTCAAAGCACGGTGTCCGTACACTCATGGATATTCGCGCCGGTCACAGCGGTCGACGAATCCTCTTCTGCATTTCAGTCACATCATAGATGCGCTGACGGAATTTCTAAAACTACGTGCCACCGGATTCAGCGAACAAGCCATACTGAACGGAGGAAACAATCCGGAAGAAATAGAGACATACAAGGATGCGATGAACTGCCCAAACTGGATGGCCGCCCAAATAGCAGAAGGCAACCAGACTGTCATTGCACACCTCAACAACGTATTGACCAGCGAAAATAATGCCAACCGCCTCAATCAAGGACATCTCCAGGCTATCGCAGTGAGCGGTTACCGCCCGCTGCTGGAACTGGAAGGGAAGTTACTGCTGGCAGCCAAACTGCAGGAAGGTCTCCGTCAGGCTATCGTGGAAACGATGGACGAAGGATGTCCCGAAAGTTATCTCCATCTGTTCTCGGTTATCTGCGACAACGGCCTGCAACGATTTGCCTCCGTGAAACGCGGCATTGCAGTCAGCACGGGTATCGGAGAACAAGACAGCAGCGAGCGTATCACCAACAAATATGTGGAACTGATCCGCCGTTTTCTGAACGACCGGGAAGAAGCACGCAAAGCCCTCCAAAGCAAAGATACAGTCGAACTCTATCTGGCTCTATGGAGTATCGGATTCTATAATACGGAAGAAATCCAGGCACTCGTTCCGGGAATGATTAAAGACGGTGCCAAATATCAGGTACAGACATTACTTTACTTTTTACGCTGTACGCAATACTCCGGCATGAACCACCGCATCAGTAAAGATGCTTTTGAAAAATGGTACAACGAACCGTCGGTAGTGGCGGCTATTCTGCCGCTGTATCTGTCCGGACTCTATCTTAGCCGATACGGAGGACATAAGGACACCCCGTCACTCTATGATTATTTTGATAGCAAAGAAGAGGCGATCCGCCATTATGGATATCTGAAAAACGTCTATCAGTCCATCTCTGCCAAAGAGATTTATTCTCCTTATGTATTCCCATGGGACAGTGCAGAGCTCACCCGTTCGGAAATCGTTCTCAAGATGGCGTATATTACCTGGATGACCGACGACTCTGCATTGAAAGACGATCTTTGCACCTGTCTGCCCTCTTTGGATACCTATATGCGGGCAGGCTATATCGGTGTCGTATTAAATCCACCGACTAGCCATTTACAGGAAGAATATGTGTTGCAATCACTGGGCGACCGTTCGCTGGACGTCCGTGACGAAGCCTACAAAGTCTTGTCCGAGATGACCCTGTCGCCCGAACAGAATCAGAAAGTAGAAGAGTTGCTGCGCTTCAAATATAGTGAGATGCGTATCAACGCCATCAATCTATTGATGAAACAGCCGAAAGAACAATTGTCCGGCAGCATCCGCCGCTTACTAACGGACAAAGTGGCCGAACGCCGCCTGGCCGGATTGGATATGATGAAGACTATCCACAATATAGAATTCCTGCAAGATACCTATCAGGAACTGATCCCCACCGTCAAAGAAATTCAGAAACCGAACGCGAAAGAAAGAGTGTTGATAGAATCTTTGATTGGCGACGGAACGGAAAAGAGCACCGTACAGCACTATACGAAAGATAACGGATTCGGTCTGTACGACCCGGCTCTTGAAGTCAGTCTGCCGGAGATTACCCAGGATAAAGGATTCAACGTGAAAAAAGCATTCGAATTCATTTGTTTCGGAAGGGCTAAACTTGTATTTAAAAAACTAAGCAAATACATCGAAACCTATAAGAACGAAGAGTTCAAGAATGGATATGGAGAAGCACGCCTGGTAGGAAACAGTGTCCTGATAAACTGGAGTAACTACGGAGGATTGAGCGGACTCGGTTTCCCGGAACTATGGAAGACCTTCTACGAAGAAGAAATAGGAAGCTATGACAAATTACTGATGATGAGTTTCATGCTTGCATCGACAGGCACTCCTAAAGACGATGACGACTACGATGAAGAGGATGAGGAAGACATCAAGGCAGACCAGAAATCAAGCAATACTTTCGAGCCGCTTGTCAACCGGATGTATGCCGGCATCACTTACCGCGGATTGCAGAAGGAGCTCCGCAAGATGCCTTACTACGAACAGATGAGTGATATTATCGAAGCATTGTCATACGAGTATAAAGACGAAGCAGTCTACCAACGATTGGCTGTCAATATGCTGCTCCAACTGTTGCCTTTGCTGAACACCAAAAACATTTTCCGTCAGTACACCAACAAGCATGCATGGCTTCGGGACAAACTGGAATATGGAGAAAAAGAGATCGTTTACCCGATACATAACAACAAGTTCGTGAATTTCTGGCTTGAAATGCCTCAAAAGCCCATGAGTGATGATCTGTTTATCCGCTACTTCACGGTGCGCTATCAACTTTACAAGCTCACCAACTACATGGAACACACACCCGAACTGGAGGAAACAGACTCTTACCTGCATGCCACGGACTTCGCCCGTGCATGGATGCTCGGAATCATCCCGACAGAAGAAGTATACCGCGAAATGATGGGACGTATCAGCTCGCCCGCCCAGATCAAGGCAATCACCACGGTATTGAACGACAATGTTCGTTTCAATAAGGAAAAAGAAAGATACGCCGACATCAAAAACGTTGATTTCTCTCTCTTCCGTTCTCTTGCACAGAAGATAGTAGACCGGATTCTTGAAATCGAACTAAAACGAGGAGACTCCGAGACACAAGTTACCAGCCTTGCAGAGGAATTAAGTTATATTTATGGAGCAGACAAATTTATCCACATTCTGCAAGCATTCGGCAAAGATACTTTCATACGCGACAGCTACAACTGGGGCAGTACCAAGCGAGGCGTATTGAGCAGCTTGCTCCATGCTTGCCATCCCCTGCCGACAGATACCAGCGAAAATCTGAAGAAACTGGCGAAACAAGCCGAAATCAGTGACGAGCGACTGGTAGAAGCCGCCATGTTTGCTCCGCAATGGATTGAACTGACCGAAAAGGCAATAGGCTGGAAAGGACTGACAAGTGCTGCCTATTATTTCCACGCCCATACCAATGAAACATGTGACGACAAGAAGAAAGCGATCATCGCCCGCTACACTCCTATCGACGTGGAAGACTTGCGGGAAGGCGCTTTTGATATCGACTGGTTCAAGGATGCGTTTAAGACAATTGGCAAACAACGCTTCGAAGTGGTCTACAATGCCGCCAAATATATCTCATGCAGCAATAGCCATACCCGTGCCCGCAAGTTTGCCGATGCCACCAACGGCGCAGTAAAGGCGGCAGATGTAAAGAAAGAAATAATAGCCAAACGCAACAAAGACTTATTGATGAGCTACGGCCTCATCCCATTGGGACGGAAACCGGACAAAGAACTGCTGGATCGTTATCAATACCTGCAAAAGTTCCTGAAAGAGAGTAAGGAATTCGGTGCTCAAAGACAGGAAAGCGAAAAGAAAGCGGTAAACATCGCCCTGCAAAACCTGGCGCGTAACTCCGGCTATGGAGACGTTACCCGTCTGACCTGGAGCATGGAAACGGAACTAATCAAAGAACTTCTCCCCTACCTGTCTCCCAAAGAGATAGACGGCGTAGAAGTGTATGTACAAATCAACGAGGAAGGCAAATCTGAGATGAGGCAAATCAAAGACGGCAAAGAGCTCAACAGTATGCCTGCCAAACTGAAAAAACATCCGTATATAGAAGAACTGAAAGCGGTACACAAAAAGCTGAAAGACCAGTACACCCGTTCCCGCGTGATGCTGGAACAGGCGATGGAAGACTGTACCCGTTTTGAAGAAAACGAATTGCGCAAGTTGATGCAAAACCCTGTCATCTGGCCATTGTTGAAACATCTTGTCTTTATCTGTAACGGACAGACGGGCTTCTACACCGATGGATTGCTGGTGACTGTAAATGCCATTTGCCTCCCGTTAAAACCGAAAGACGAGTTACGCATCGCCCATCCCACAGACTTGTACGCAAGCGGTGACTGGCATGCTTATCAGAAATTTCTGTTCGATAAAGCAATCCGCCAACCTTTCAAACAGGTATTCCGTGAGCTCTATGTTCCGACTCCGGAAGAAGTGGAAGCCACTCAATCCCGCCGTTACGCCGGCAATCAGATTCAACCGCAGAAAACGGTTGCCGTACTGAAAGGCCGTCGCTGGGTAGCCGACTATGAAGACGGTCTTCAAAAGATCTATTACAAAGAGAACATCATCGCCACCATCTATGCTATGGCAGACTGGTTCTCTCCGGCCGACATCGAAGCTCCGACATTAGAATATGTCTGCTTCCACAACCGCAAGGATTACAAGCTGATGAAAATCTCGGAGATTCCTCCTGTCATCTTCTCGGAAGTGATGAGGGACGTAGACTTGGCAGTAAGTGTAGCCCATGCCGGAAGCGTCGATCCGGAAACCAGCCACTCTACCATCGAGATGCGCAGCGTGCTGGTGGAACTGACAATGCCGTTGTTCCATTTCAAGAACGTGAAGATAAAAGGAAGTTTTGCCCACATTGAAGGCAAACTGGGTAAATACAATATCCATCTGGGCAGCGGCGTGATTCATCAGGAAGGCGGCGCGCAGATTGCCGTCCTTCCGGTACATTCGCAAAATCGCGGACGTCTGTTCCTGCCTTTTGTAGATGAAGATCCGAAGACAGCCGAGATATTGACTAAGATTATCTTCTTTGCAGAAGACGATAAGATAAAAGACCCGAGCATCCTGAATCAAATCAAATAG
- a CDS encoding rhomboid family intramembrane serine protease, translating to MALKPSYNDKLHLPGLSKTEILILALEASQKLEWNIEEVTLEGARFEVPFNMYSRGEEITFTIEQGSDGEVAVRSQSSSIQLVDYGKNRKNIQKLRETMEDIKVSLTPEELTQKAKDFEEEYNRPLTEEEKAYLEEEKKRNSFWSFFIPRKGFMATPILIDLNILVFIVMVASGVGIMSPSTLSLLKWGADFGPLTLTGDWWRAVTCNFIHIGAFHLLMNMYAFMYVGLLLEGLIGSRRMFMSYLLTGLCSAAFSLYMHGETISAGASGAIFGLYGIFLAFLFFHRIAKEQRKALLTSILIFVGYNLVYGMKAGIDNAAHIGGLLSGFLLGIIYVCSYKFEKADAQRTVSILGELGVFCIFLFSFLILCKNVPPLYQDIRGEWESGIVEAYLNGELEEENEDGNQSDMETVDSSSTSQYPPYVPAGNNDTWLSYYDAETNFSCQYPTNWRKITGAKGLTPNAQPPLLKLVNGANQLTVTALTYDTQKEFEHIKKLSLTLPRNAQGQPSEDYKKTDVNMNGLPMTKITNPLHIGAPDEPGEDIQQIVLHYFQESKKRTFTIVMLVYDEEAETDLNAIASSVQITQ from the coding sequence ATGGCACTCAAACCTTCATATAACGACAAACTGCATTTACCGGGTTTATCAAAAACAGAAATCCTTATACTGGCTCTCGAAGCTTCGCAAAAGCTGGAGTGGAATATCGAGGAAGTGACTCTGGAAGGAGCACGATTCGAGGTTCCGTTCAATATGTATTCCCGTGGAGAGGAAATAACCTTTACCATAGAACAGGGAAGCGACGGAGAAGTAGCTGTCCGCAGCCAATCTTCTTCCATACAACTTGTAGACTATGGAAAGAACAGAAAAAACATACAAAAACTACGGGAGACGATGGAGGATATAAAAGTATCCCTTACCCCGGAAGAGCTGACCCAAAAGGCTAAAGATTTCGAGGAAGAGTATAACCGTCCGCTCACAGAAGAAGAGAAAGCCTATTTGGAGGAAGAAAAGAAGAGGAACTCTTTCTGGTCGTTCTTCATTCCCCGCAAAGGTTTTATGGCAACGCCCATCCTGATAGACCTCAACATCCTTGTATTTATTGTGATGGTTGCATCCGGAGTGGGAATCATGTCTCCTTCCACCTTATCACTGCTGAAATGGGGAGCCGACTTCGGACCGTTGACACTAACAGGCGACTGGTGGCGTGCAGTGACCTGTAACTTCATACACATCGGAGCTTTTCATCTCCTGATGAATATGTATGCTTTCATGTATGTAGGACTTCTACTGGAAGGACTGATAGGAAGCCGTCGTATGTTCATGTCTTATTTACTGACCGGACTATGTTCGGCGGCATTCAGTCTTTATATGCACGGCGAGACAATCAGTGCCGGAGCCTCCGGAGCCATCTTCGGACTTTACGGTATATTCCTCGCCTTCCTGTTCTTCCATCGCATCGCAAAGGAACAACGGAAAGCATTATTGACCAGTATCCTTATTTTTGTCGGTTACAATCTGGTTTACGGCATGAAAGCGGGGATTGATAACGCCGCACATATTGGCGGGTTATTAAGCGGTTTCCTACTGGGAATCATCTATGTGTGCAGCTATAAATTTGAAAAAGCTGATGCGCAACGCACCGTTTCAATCCTTGGAGAGCTTGGTGTCTTTTGCATTTTCCTGTTCAGCTTCTTGATACTTTGCAAGAACGTTCCCCCTCTTTATCAAGACATACGCGGCGAATGGGAAAGCGGTATTGTAGAAGCCTATCTGAATGGTGAACTGGAAGAAGAAAACGAAGATGGCAACCAATCGGACATGGAGACTGTCGACAGTTCCTCTACCAGTCAATATCCTCCATACGTTCCGGCAGGCAATAACGATACGTGGCTTTCTTATTACGACGCAGAAACAAATTTCAGCTGCCAGTATCCTACTAACTGGAGGAAAATAACAGGAGCGAAAGGATTAACTCCCAACGCACAACCTCCGTTACTCAAGCTCGTTAATGGTGCCAACCAACTGACGGTTACAGCCCTTACCTACGATACACAAAAAGAGTTTGAACATATAAAGAAGTTATCGCTCACTCTCCCGCGAAATGCACAAGGGCAACCATCAGAAGACTATAAAAAGACCGATGTCAACATGAACGGACTCCCCATGACAAAGATCACGAATCCGCTGCACATCGGAGCTCCTGATGAGCCGGGAGAAGATATACAACAAATTGTATTACACTATTTCCAAGAGAGTAAGAAACGAACTTTTACCATTGTCATGCTTGTCTATGATGAAGAAGCCGAAACCGATCTGAATGCTATAGCATCAAGTGTTCAGATCACTCAATAA
- a CDS encoding GAF domain-containing protein has translation MAENLLISTGNKEEKYRELLPQLHALVSTETDLIANLANIAAALKQTFGFFWVGFYLVKEDELVLGPFQGPIACTRIRFGRGVCGTAWKEVRTLIVPDVEQFPGHIACSSDSKSEIVVPIIQQGEVVGVLDIDSDALDSFDTIDARYLEEICTYIG, from the coding sequence ATGGCAGAAAATTTATTAATCAGTACAGGAAATAAGGAAGAGAAATACCGGGAGTTACTTCCGCAACTGCACGCTCTAGTAAGTACGGAAACAGATCTCATAGCCAATCTTGCCAACATTGCGGCAGCGCTAAAACAGACTTTCGGTTTCTTCTGGGTAGGTTTTTACCTTGTGAAAGAGGATGAACTCGTACTTGGTCCGTTTCAAGGCCCCATTGCCTGTACCCGCATCCGCTTCGGCAGAGGAGTTTGCGGCACAGCCTGGAAAGAGGTCCGGACACTGATTGTTCCTGATGTAGAACAATTTCCCGGACACATCGCTTGTAGTTCGGACTCTAAATCGGAAATAGTAGTACCGATCATCCAACAGGGTGAAGTCGTTGGAGTGCTGGATATTGACAGTGATGCACTGGATAGTTTCGACACCATCGACGCACGCTATCTGGAAGAGATTTGTACGTATATCGGATAA